A part of Melittangium boletus DSM 14713 genomic DNA contains:
- a CDS encoding adenosine deaminase, translating into MNNKNLNLGWMVVAALGMSACGDETKPNPEPNPAAPTREDVVRDHMESLRGDSAALGAFLLAMPKGADLHSHTSGAITTEKLIEWGAEDGACVNTTTYVASNPCAAGTTPLADAWADRAFYDAVLGAWSMQNHTGSLLEAHQHFFDAFGKYGAVQTDARNDDSYADILSRAGNHHQVYVELMQGFGASTGGRIAEGLFTASDNWDAATLLAKREQLIALPDFQASIDRQAASIAATLKGARELLKCGTAQADPGCDVEVRLLSSANRTAERANVFGQWVHAYELAQRVPEVVGVNLVSPEENEKSLAYYDDEMFALGTLDDFNDNTVGRKTVHISLHAGELIPAVLKAQDQQHLRFHIRNAVEKAHAERIGHGVDVLGETAGDGAADLLRDMHDLDVMVEICLTSNRVLLGASGAQHPLAAYLENKVPVALATDDSGILRGDITQEYIAAATDQKLDYKTLKQMARASLEHAFVEGGSLWAKRDDFTTTVEACAQEKLGEVATSASCKTYLTSHKRAALQWKLETQLATFENQFVK; encoded by the coding sequence ATGAACAACAAGAACCTCAACCTTGGATGGATGGTTGTCGCGGCGCTCGGCATGAGCGCGTGCGGTGACGAGACGAAGCCGAACCCCGAGCCGAATCCCGCGGCGCCGACGCGGGAGGACGTGGTGCGCGATCACATGGAGTCGCTGCGCGGCGACTCCGCTGCGCTCGGCGCCTTCCTGCTCGCCATGCCCAAGGGGGCGGACCTGCACAGCCACACCTCGGGCGCCATCACCACCGAGAAGCTGATCGAGTGGGGCGCGGAGGACGGCGCGTGCGTGAATACGACGACCTACGTGGCCAGCAACCCGTGCGCGGCCGGAACGACGCCCCTGGCCGACGCCTGGGCGGACCGGGCCTTCTACGACGCCGTGCTGGGCGCCTGGTCCATGCAGAACCACACGGGCTCGCTGCTGGAGGCGCACCAGCACTTCTTCGACGCCTTCGGCAAGTACGGCGCGGTGCAGACCGACGCGCGCAATGACGACAGCTACGCGGACATCCTCTCGCGCGCCGGCAATCACCACCAGGTCTACGTGGAGCTGATGCAGGGCTTTGGCGCGAGCACCGGTGGCCGGATCGCCGAGGGGCTTTTCACCGCCTCGGACAACTGGGACGCGGCGACCCTGCTGGCCAAGCGCGAGCAGCTCATCGCGCTGCCCGACTTCCAGGCCTCGATCGACCGGCAGGCCGCCAGCATCGCGGCGACCCTGAAGGGTGCCCGGGAGCTGCTCAAGTGCGGCACCGCCCAGGCGGATCCAGGCTGTGACGTGGAGGTGCGGCTGCTCTCCTCGGCCAACCGCACGGCGGAGCGCGCGAACGTCTTCGGCCAGTGGGTGCACGCCTATGAGCTGGCCCAGCGCGTGCCCGAGGTCGTGGGCGTCAACCTCGTGTCCCCCGAGGAGAACGAGAAGTCGCTCGCGTACTACGACGACGAGATGTTCGCCCTGGGCACGCTGGATGACTTCAATGACAACACGGTGGGCCGCAAGACGGTCCACATCTCCCTGCACGCCGGCGAGCTCATCCCCGCCGTGCTCAAGGCCCAGGATCAGCAGCACCTGCGCTTCCACATCCGCAACGCCGTGGAGAAGGCCCACGCGGAGCGCATCGGCCACGGCGTGGACGTGCTGGGCGAGACGGCCGGCGATGGCGCCGCGGACCTCCTGCGGGACATGCACGACCTGGATGTCATGGTGGAAATCTGCCTGACCTCCAACCGCGTCCTGCTCGGCGCCTCGGGCGCGCAGCACCCGCTCGCCGCGTACCTGGAGAACAAGGTGCCGGTGGCCCTGGCGACGGATGACTCGGGCATCCTGCGCGGAGACATCACCCAGGAGTACATCGCGGCCGCCACCGACCAGAAGCTCGACTACAAGACGCTCAAGCAGATGGCGCGCGCCAGCCTGGAGCACGCGTTCGTGGAAGGCGGCAGCCTCTGGGCCAAGCGCGATGACTTCACGACCACGGTGGAGGCCTGTGCCCAGGAGAAGCTCGGAGAGGTCGCCACGTCGGCCAGCTGCAAGACCTACCTCACCTCCCACAAGCGCGCCGCGCTCCAGTGGAAGCTGGAGACGCAGCTCGCCACCTTCGAGAATCAGTTCGTGAAGTAG
- a CDS encoding epoxide hydrolase family protein: MPPRPYRIDVAQEVLADLHHRLDATRFPEPLPGAPWAHGAHVAYVRELCEYWRHAYDWRQYEAELNRHPQFLCEVDGVELHFWHVRGKGPSPMPLLLIHGWPGSILEFHHLIGPLTDPAAHGGDAADAFDVVIPALPGYGFSGKPREPGWSATRVAAAFDRLMVEHLGYPRYGAQGGDWGAITTIELGLHHGAHLAGIHLNMPLAGPPPGQETSDETRRYAQAMAARHAAEGAYSQVQGTKPLSLAIAQSDSPAGLAAWMVEKFRTWSDCDGEVERRFSKDWLLTNLMFYWAPNSIASAANLYYETFGAHFPDLRGQVRVPTGVARFPREIVQPPRSWLEHRFDLRRYTEMPRGGHFAAVEEPELFLDDVRAFFRTLR, from the coding sequence ATGCCGCCCCGCCCCTATCGCATCGACGTCGCCCAGGAAGTCCTCGCGGATCTCCACCATCGCCTGGACGCCACGCGTTTCCCGGAGCCGCTTCCGGGCGCGCCCTGGGCGCACGGCGCGCACGTCGCCTACGTGCGCGAGCTGTGCGAGTACTGGCGCCACGCCTACGACTGGCGCCAGTACGAGGCGGAGCTCAACCGCCATCCCCAGTTCCTGTGCGAAGTGGACGGCGTGGAGCTGCATTTCTGGCATGTGCGCGGCAAGGGCCCCTCGCCCATGCCCCTGTTGCTCATCCACGGCTGGCCCGGGTCCATCCTCGAGTTCCACCACCTCATCGGGCCCCTGACGGATCCCGCCGCGCACGGAGGCGACGCGGCGGATGCGTTCGACGTGGTCATCCCGGCGCTGCCCGGCTACGGCTTCAGCGGCAAGCCCCGGGAGCCCGGCTGGAGCGCCACGCGCGTCGCCGCGGCGTTCGACCGGCTCATGGTGGAGCACCTCGGCTACCCCCGCTATGGCGCGCAGGGCGGGGATTGGGGCGCCATCACCACCATCGAGCTGGGCCTCCATCATGGTGCCCACCTCGCGGGCATCCACCTCAACATGCCCCTCGCCGGGCCTCCGCCAGGACAAGAGACGAGCGACGAGACCCGGCGGTACGCCCAGGCGATGGCGGCGCGCCATGCGGCCGAGGGCGCCTACAGCCAGGTGCAGGGCACCAAGCCCCTGTCGCTCGCCATCGCGCAGAGCGACTCACCCGCGGGGCTCGCCGCGTGGATGGTCGAGAAGTTCCGCACCTGGAGCGACTGTGACGGAGAGGTGGAGCGCCGCTTCTCCAAGGACTGGCTGCTCACCAACCTGATGTTCTACTGGGCGCCCAACAGCATCGCGAGCGCGGCCAACCTCTATTACGAGACCTTTGGCGCCCACTTCCCCGACCTCCGAGGCCAGGTGCGCGTGCCCACGGGGGTGGCCCGCTTCCCCCGGGAGATCGTCCAGCCCCCTCGCTCCTGGCTGGAGCACCGCTTCGACCTGCGGCGCTACACGGAGATGCCTCGGGGCGGGCATTTCGCCGCCGTCGAGGAGCCGGAGCTGTTCCTCGACGACGTGCGCGCGTTCTTCCGCACGCTCCGCTAG
- a CDS encoding RICIN domain-containing protein, whose product MQSGRVVRGIGGTGLTLTLALALGCSGAEELPVYEGELRMFSVDHADGTHRMGYGLRTADGQSFELAFEGEPSVKPGDHVIVQAQPADALASGQPGQVGERLQVRSLEVVKSESDLVTSRDALVNGTPRTVRVAILPLVFPGTTARIDVNTARQRLDTVSAYYKELSYGAWTVQGDALAPLNLAKPANCNLDTIANAARAAARAAGRDLSVYAHVGFVIPNNPGFTDCACGLAWVGRPPAAGNSFGDGSLYTCTDPNAFAHEFGHGFGLGHASTARCGTGSAYKPNPYSSCPPDEYGNAFNTMGGGLGHMNAFQKSTMLWLDKCNNVRVSRDATYDLVPIQSASNGIQSLQIPTGDTVDGRPLYFWVEYRNPALASFNAGPGGAPEVNTGVHVDVAQDFRSDGGNRNPLLLDLAPNYPNTHRDPRLTSGRTFQDPNGRVSISVVSQSADKASVRVTFPGGGSGTNTCSDGSLPGGGTAPGPQPGSVVRLAAQHSGKCMDVPGSNLGSGTQLQQWSCNGTNAQAFRLQAAAGGAFNLVNVNSGKCLDISNSSTDDFGIVQQWDCNGTNAQAFRLTSSGGGYSLANVNSGKCVDVQSASIDDGAKLVQYSCHGGTNQSWNLR is encoded by the coding sequence ATGCAATCTGGTCGCGTGGTGAGAGGAATTGGAGGAACGGGGCTGACCCTGACGTTGGCGCTGGCCCTGGGGTGCTCTGGCGCCGAGGAGCTTCCGGTCTACGAGGGCGAGCTGCGCATGTTCTCGGTGGACCACGCGGATGGCACGCACCGCATGGGCTACGGCCTGCGGACGGCGGACGGCCAGAGCTTCGAGCTGGCGTTCGAGGGCGAGCCGTCGGTCAAGCCGGGCGACCACGTCATCGTCCAGGCGCAGCCCGCGGACGCCCTCGCGAGCGGCCAGCCCGGGCAGGTGGGTGAGCGGCTCCAGGTGCGCTCACTCGAGGTGGTCAAGTCCGAGTCGGACCTGGTGACGTCCCGCGACGCGCTGGTGAACGGCACGCCCCGGACGGTGCGCGTGGCCATCCTCCCGCTGGTGTTCCCGGGCACCACGGCGCGCATTGACGTGAACACGGCCCGTCAGCGCCTGGACACCGTGAGCGCGTACTACAAGGAGCTGTCCTACGGAGCCTGGACGGTGCAGGGCGACGCGCTGGCGCCGCTGAACCTGGCCAAGCCGGCCAACTGCAACCTGGACACCATCGCCAACGCCGCGCGGGCGGCCGCCAGGGCCGCGGGCCGGGACCTGAGCGTCTACGCGCACGTGGGCTTCGTCATCCCCAACAACCCGGGCTTCACCGACTGTGCCTGTGGCCTCGCGTGGGTGGGCCGGCCTCCGGCGGCGGGCAACTCGTTCGGCGACGGCAGCCTCTACACCTGTACCGATCCGAACGCCTTCGCGCATGAGTTCGGCCACGGCTTCGGCCTGGGGCACGCCTCCACGGCGCGCTGTGGCACGGGCTCCGCCTACAAGCCCAACCCCTACTCGAGCTGTCCCCCGGACGAGTACGGCAACGCCTTCAACACCATGGGCGGCGGCCTGGGGCACATGAACGCCTTCCAGAAGTCCACCATGCTGTGGCTGGACAAGTGCAACAACGTGCGCGTCTCGCGCGATGCCACGTATGACCTGGTGCCCATCCAGAGCGCGTCCAACGGCATCCAGTCCCTGCAGATCCCCACCGGCGACACGGTGGACGGCCGGCCCCTGTACTTCTGGGTGGAGTACCGCAACCCCGCGCTCGCCTCGTTCAACGCGGGTCCGGGCGGCGCTCCCGAGGTCAACACCGGCGTGCACGTCGACGTGGCGCAGGACTTCCGCTCCGACGGCGGCAACCGCAACCCGCTGCTGCTGGACCTGGCGCCCAACTACCCCAACACCCACCGCGATCCGCGCCTCACCTCGGGCCGCACCTTCCAGGACCCGAACGGCCGCGTGAGCATCTCCGTGGTGTCGCAGTCGGCCGACAAGGCCAGCGTGCGCGTCACCTTCCCGGGTGGCGGCTCGGGCACCAACACGTGCAGCGATGGCTCGCTCCCCGGTGGCGGCACGGCTCCCGGTCCCCAGCCGGGCAGCGTGGTGCGCCTGGCCGCGCAGCACAGCGGCAAGTGCATGGACGTGCCGGGCTCCAACCTCGGCAGCGGCACGCAGCTCCAGCAGTGGAGCTGCAATGGCACCAACGCCCAGGCCTTCCGCCTCCAGGCGGCCGCGGGCGGCGCCTTCAACCTGGTCAACGTCAACAGCGGCAAGTGCTTGGACATCTCCAACTCCAGCACGGACGACTTCGGCATCGTGCAGCAGTGGGACTGCAACGGCACCAACGCCCAGGCCTTCCGCCTGACCAGCAGCGGTGGCGGCTACTCGCTGGCGAACGTCAACAGCGGCAAGTGTGTCGACGTGCAGAGCGCCTCGATCGATGACGGCGCCAAGCTGGTCCAGTACTCCTGCCACGGCGGCACCAACCAGAGCTGGAACCTGCGGTAG
- a CDS encoding ATP-binding protein, giving the protein MNKLTTLTINKFRNVAPTTLEFRPGINVVLGRNGTGKSALLRLLSASMGADDGLRDDVLEVRCRVSGAALEVEHTLSSTRVEQPSVSMVSGELVSESLSVLQRSDSFSIERKGETVLRARVLPNDIFLESDSPQSRVDRVFPGDPIWSLGLALMMARPDPASKELAQEILSTRIVGAYRLDEGIERLGRLLELEFELIRAGYRVKSPRGPEEFPQSFFKVLRGPVPEGTSETSTLDFLDRVARILGYESATARFDVERLGPAPGQQVVRLSNLRFFFKKPGEEVSHDLLGYGQKRLLSLFAYADASRDVIIADELVGGLHHEWIPACLQELGERQAFLTSQNPLLLDALRFESVDDVRRAFVLCERANGGAGPQLIWRNPTEKEAGSFFAAYQKRIQRVSDLLLTEGFW; this is encoded by the coding sequence ATGAACAAGCTGACGACGCTCACGATCAACAAGTTCCGGAACGTCGCCCCGACGACGCTTGAGTTCCGTCCAGGCATCAACGTGGTACTTGGCAGGAACGGGACGGGCAAGTCGGCGCTCTTGCGGCTGCTGTCGGCCTCGATGGGCGCGGACGATGGGCTGCGGGATGATGTCCTGGAGGTGCGCTGCCGCGTCTCCGGCGCGGCGCTCGAGGTCGAGCACACCCTGTCCAGCACGCGGGTGGAGCAGCCCTCCGTGTCCATGGTGTCGGGCGAGCTGGTGAGCGAGTCCCTGTCGGTGCTCCAACGGTCCGATTCGTTCTCCATCGAGAGGAAGGGCGAGACGGTGCTCCGGGCCCGGGTGCTCCCCAACGACATCTTCCTCGAGAGCGACAGCCCCCAGAGCCGCGTGGACCGGGTGTTTCCGGGAGACCCCATCTGGTCTCTGGGGCTGGCCCTGATGATGGCCCGGCCGGATCCGGCCTCGAAGGAACTGGCCCAGGAAATCCTCTCCACCCGCATCGTCGGGGCGTACCGGCTGGACGAGGGCATCGAGCGCCTGGGGCGCCTGCTCGAACTGGAGTTCGAGCTCATCCGCGCGGGCTACCGCGTCAAGTCCCCCCGGGGTCCCGAGGAATTCCCCCAGTCCTTCTTCAAGGTCCTCCGGGGTCCGGTTCCCGAGGGCACGTCGGAGACCTCGACGCTGGACTTCCTGGACCGGGTCGCGCGGATCCTCGGCTACGAGTCCGCGACCGCGCGCTTCGACGTCGAGCGGCTGGGCCCCGCGCCCGGTCAACAGGTCGTCCGGTTGAGCAACCTGCGCTTCTTCTTCAAGAAGCCGGGGGAAGAGGTCTCCCATGATCTGCTCGGTTATGGACAGAAGCGGCTGCTGTCCCTCTTCGCCTACGCGGACGCTTCCCGGGACGTGATCATCGCCGACGAGCTGGTGGGCGGTCTGCATCACGAATGGATTCCGGCGTGTCTTCAGGAGCTGGGGGAGCGGCAGGCGTTCCTGACGAGCCAGAATCCGTTGCTGCTCGACGCGCTGCGTTTCGAGAGCGTGGACGATGTCCGCCGGGCCTTCGTCCTGTGCGAGCGCGCCAATGGGGGAGCGGGTCCCCAGCTCATCTGGCGCAACCCGACGGAGAAGGAAGCCGGCTCCTTTTTCGCGGCGTACCAGAAGCGGATCCAACGCGTGTCGGACCTCCTGCTCACCGAGGGATTCTGGTGA
- a CDS encoding NAD(P)-binding domain-containing protein → MSHSTLSALEASIRRDLERLDYPKRPWVLPRHTRDGRAILDVLIIGGGQSGLAAAFGLQREKVTNLLVVDDSPAGLAGPWKTFARMLTLRTPKHVTGPDQNLPNLCIQSWYEAQFGEEAWKSLGLIPKETWADYLHWYHRFLGIPVRHDTRAGALTWLPEERCFAVPVRPSQGEGPEETLLARKVVLAMGIDGSGRWEAPSVVMHLPRELWAHTHDAIDFDALRGKRLGVLGAGASAFDNASVALERGAGEVHLFYRRKTLPTVNAYRWAEFVGFLKHHADLPDADRWRFIRRILEMGQLPPHDTYHRARAFPQFHLHAESPWLSTRAVGGAAEVTTPHGTFTFDKLIIGSGTVTDLTLRPELVNLVADIALWKDRYTPPPAEAHEDLGRHPYLGPGFEFQEKVPGQAPHLASVFNYTFGGFVSLGLGGASISGMKYSLPRLVSGITRQLYVEDKDAYFDSLMKFDVKEFEP, encoded by the coding sequence ATGTCTCACTCGACCCTCTCCGCGCTCGAAGCCTCGATCCGCCGGGACCTGGAGCGCCTGGACTACCCCAAGCGCCCCTGGGTGCTGCCCCGCCACACCCGTGACGGCCGCGCCATCCTGGACGTGCTCATCATCGGCGGAGGACAGAGCGGGCTCGCCGCCGCGTTCGGCCTCCAGCGCGAGAAGGTGACGAACCTGCTCGTCGTCGACGACAGCCCCGCGGGGCTCGCCGGGCCCTGGAAGACGTTCGCGCGGATGCTCACCCTGCGCACCCCCAAGCACGTCACCGGCCCGGACCAGAACCTGCCCAACCTCTGCATCCAGAGCTGGTACGAGGCCCAGTTCGGCGAGGAAGCCTGGAAGTCGCTCGGCCTCATCCCCAAGGAGACGTGGGCGGACTACCTCCACTGGTACCACCGCTTCCTCGGCATTCCCGTGCGCCACGACACCCGCGCGGGGGCGCTCACCTGGCTGCCCGAGGAGCGCTGCTTCGCCGTCCCCGTGCGGCCCTCCCAGGGAGAAGGGCCCGAGGAGACGCTGCTCGCGCGCAAGGTGGTGCTCGCCATGGGCATCGACGGCTCGGGCCGCTGGGAAGCGCCGTCCGTGGTGATGCACCTGCCGCGCGAGCTGTGGGCGCACACCCATGACGCCATCGACTTCGACGCACTGCGTGGCAAGCGCCTGGGCGTGCTGGGCGCGGGGGCCTCGGCCTTCGACAACGCCTCCGTGGCGCTCGAGCGGGGCGCGGGCGAGGTGCACCTCTTCTACCGCCGCAAGACGCTGCCCACGGTGAACGCCTACCGCTGGGCCGAGTTCGTGGGCTTCCTCAAGCACCACGCGGACCTGCCGGACGCGGACCGCTGGCGCTTCATCCGCCGCATCCTGGAGATGGGGCAGTTGCCGCCGCACGACACGTACCACCGCGCGCGCGCCTTCCCCCAGTTCCACCTGCACGCGGAGAGCCCCTGGCTGAGCACCCGCGCCGTGGGTGGTGCCGCCGAGGTCACCACGCCACACGGCACCTTCACCTTCGACAAGCTCATCATCGGCAGCGGCACCGTGACGGACCTGACACTGCGTCCGGAGCTGGTGAACCTGGTGGCGGACATCGCGCTGTGGAAGGACCGCTACACGCCCCCGCCCGCCGAGGCCCATGAAGACCTGGGGCGCCACCCCTACCTGGGCCCGGGCTTCGAGTTCCAGGAGAAGGTACCCGGCCAGGCGCCCCACCTCGCCTCCGTCTTCAACTACACCTTCGGCGGCTTCGTCTCCCTGGGGCTGGGCGGCGCGAGCATCTCCGGCATGAAGTACAGCCTGCCCCGGCTCGTGTCCGGCATCACCCGCCAGCTCTATGTCGAGGACAAGGACGCCTACTTCGATTCCCTGATGAAGTTCGATGTGAAGGAGTTCGAGCCATGA
- the allB gene encoding allantoinase AllB, which translates to MSQEWVLRGERVVTDTGVRPAAVVVRDGKVAAVVGPSEVPSGPPVTDVGTKVIMPGVVDSHAHINEPGRTEWEGFETATRAAAAGGITTVVDMPLNSIPATTSLQALQVKAAAAEGHCTIDYGFWGGVIPGNVGELEAMIDAGVTGFKCFLIQSGVDEFPHVTREDLERAMPVLARRGVPLIVHAEMTDAEGPPQGDTRTYQSYLASRPRQWEDDAIRMMVELCRKHRGPVHIVHLSSSDALGTVAAAKAEGLPFTVETCPHYLTFDAEHIPDGATWFKCAPPIRESENREKLWTGLARGDIDMVVSDHSPCTPALKHLEHGDFGKAWGGIASLQFSLPAVWTGMRARGHGLEQLVRWMCEAPARLTGLAGQKGSLTPGADADLLVFDPEAPFTPEASGVLHRHKLTPYSGRPLVGVVERTWVRGQEVHTRGAPAPGPTGRWIRRPGTARPVK; encoded by the coding sequence ATGAGCCAGGAGTGGGTGCTGCGCGGCGAGCGCGTCGTGACGGACACGGGCGTGCGCCCGGCGGCGGTGGTGGTGCGCGACGGCAAGGTGGCCGCGGTGGTGGGCCCGTCGGAGGTGCCCTCGGGGCCGCCGGTGACGGACGTGGGCACGAAGGTCATCATGCCCGGCGTGGTGGACAGCCACGCGCACATCAACGAGCCTGGACGCACCGAGTGGGAGGGCTTCGAGACGGCCACGCGCGCGGCGGCCGCGGGCGGCATCACCACGGTGGTGGACATGCCGCTCAACTCCATTCCCGCCACCACGTCGCTCCAGGCGCTCCAGGTGAAGGCCGCCGCCGCCGAGGGCCACTGCACCATCGACTACGGCTTCTGGGGCGGCGTCATCCCCGGCAACGTGGGAGAGCTGGAGGCCATGATCGACGCGGGCGTCACCGGCTTCAAGTGCTTCCTCATCCAGTCCGGCGTGGACGAGTTCCCCCACGTGACGCGCGAGGACCTGGAGCGGGCCATGCCGGTGCTCGCGCGCCGGGGCGTGCCCCTCATCGTCCACGCGGAGATGACGGACGCGGAGGGCCCGCCCCAGGGCGACACGCGCACCTACCAGAGCTACCTCGCCTCGCGCCCGCGCCAGTGGGAGGACGACGCCATCCGCATGATGGTGGAGCTGTGCCGGAAGCACCGCGGGCCCGTGCACATCGTGCACCTGTCGTCCTCGGACGCGCTCGGCACCGTCGCCGCCGCGAAGGCCGAGGGGCTGCCCTTCACCGTGGAGACGTGTCCGCACTACCTCACCTTCGACGCGGAGCACATCCCCGACGGCGCCACCTGGTTCAAGTGCGCGCCCCCCATCCGCGAGTCGGAGAACCGCGAGAAGCTGTGGACGGGCCTGGCGCGCGGCGACATCGACATGGTGGTGTCGGACCACTCGCCCTGCACTCCCGCGCTCAAGCACCTGGAGCACGGGGACTTCGGCAAGGCCTGGGGAGGCATCGCCTCGCTCCAGTTCAGCCTGCCCGCGGTGTGGACGGGCATGCGCGCGCGCGGCCACGGGCTGGAGCAGCTCGTGCGCTGGATGTGCGAGGCCCCGGCCCGGCTCACTGGCCTCGCGGGCCAGAAGGGCTCGCTCACCCCGGGCGCGGACGCGGACCTGCTCGTCTTCGACCCCGAGGCCCCCTTCACCCCCGAGGCCTCGGGCGTGCTGCACCGCCACAAGCTCACCCCCTACTCGGGCCGGCCGCTCGTGGGCGTGGTGGAGCGCACCTGGGTGCGAGGTCAGGAAGTCCACACGCGGGGAGCGCCCGCGCCCGGCCCCACCGGCCGATGGATTCGCCGCCCTGGTACGGCGCGGCCCGTGAAATAA
- the alc gene encoding allantoicase, with translation MNAPEEGKVRVAFAELIDLAAEKVGGRALYANDEFFAPKENLLKPGRGVFIPDKYTEFGKWMDGWETRRKRELPGHDFCILQLGLPGTVRGVNVDTHHFLGNFPEYASVDALEAHGEVTVESLLKATWTPIVPRTKLVGGTQNYIPVASEQRWTHLRLNIFPDGGVARFRVHGVVKPDLVKMRAGELVDLAAAENGGTVVTCNDSFFGPKDNLILPGRAATMGDGWETRRKRVPGFDWIVVKLAVPGHIERVEVDTNHFKGNFPDMCSLEGCTLQEDILDFANARDIAWTEILPKTKLQASHQHFFDGKALRAAGPFTHVRLNIFPDGGISRLRVHGRVA, from the coding sequence ATGAACGCACCCGAGGAAGGCAAGGTCCGCGTCGCCTTCGCCGAGCTCATCGATCTGGCCGCCGAGAAGGTGGGTGGCCGCGCCCTGTACGCCAACGACGAGTTCTTCGCCCCCAAGGAGAACCTGCTCAAGCCGGGGCGAGGCGTCTTCATCCCGGACAAGTACACGGAGTTCGGCAAGTGGATGGATGGCTGGGAGACGCGCCGCAAGCGCGAGCTGCCGGGCCATGACTTCTGCATCCTCCAGCTGGGCCTGCCGGGCACCGTCCGCGGCGTGAACGTGGACACCCACCACTTCCTCGGCAACTTCCCCGAGTACGCCTCGGTGGACGCGCTGGAGGCGCACGGCGAGGTGACGGTCGAGTCGCTGCTCAAGGCCACGTGGACGCCCATCGTCCCGCGCACGAAGCTGGTGGGCGGCACGCAGAACTACATCCCCGTGGCGAGCGAGCAGCGCTGGACACACCTGCGCCTCAACATCTTCCCGGATGGCGGCGTGGCGCGCTTCCGGGTGCACGGCGTGGTGAAGCCGGACCTGGTGAAGATGCGCGCCGGGGAGCTGGTGGACCTGGCGGCTGCGGAGAACGGCGGCACCGTCGTCACCTGCAACGACTCCTTCTTCGGCCCCAAGGACAACCTCATCCTCCCCGGCCGCGCGGCCACCATGGGCGATGGCTGGGAGACGCGGCGCAAGCGCGTGCCGGGCTTCGACTGGATCGTCGTGAAGCTCGCCGTGCCCGGCCACATCGAGCGCGTGGAGGTGGACACCAACCACTTCAAGGGCAACTTCCCCGACATGTGCTCGCTGGAGGGCTGCACGCTTCAGGAGGACATCCTCGACTTCGCCAACGCGCGGGACATCGCCTGGACGGAGATCCTCCCCAAGACGAAGCTCCAGGCGAGCCACCAGCACTTCTTCGATGGCAAGGCGCTGCGCGCCGCGGGGCCCTTCACCCACGTGCGGCTCAACATCTTCCCGGACGGAGGCATCAGCCGCCTGCGGGTGCACGGACGGGTCGCGTGA
- the uraD gene encoding 2-oxo-4-hydroxy-4-carboxy-5-ureidoimidazoline decarboxylase has translation MSRLAWLNGLSAEEAQAEFMRCCGVRTWAAALARARPFASEAALFEQADALWARTGPEEWREAMTHHPRIGDVSRLREKYKATGAWSEQEQRGMEGAGGDVIQALADGNRDYEARFGFIFLVCATGKSAAQMLGLLRERISNPPDQELRVAAGEQAKITHIRLEKLLAP, from the coding sequence GTGAGCCGGCTCGCGTGGCTCAACGGGCTGTCCGCCGAGGAGGCCCAGGCGGAGTTCATGCGCTGCTGTGGCGTGCGGACCTGGGCGGCGGCGCTCGCCCGGGCGCGGCCCTTCGCGAGCGAGGCGGCCCTGTTCGAGCAGGCCGACGCGCTCTGGGCCCGCACGGGTCCCGAGGAGTGGCGCGAGGCCATGACGCACCATCCGCGCATCGGCGACGTGTCGCGGCTGCGCGAGAAGTACAAGGCCACCGGCGCCTGGAGCGAGCAGGAGCAGCGCGGCATGGAGGGCGCGGGCGGGGACGTGATCCAGGCGCTCGCCGACGGCAACCGGGACTACGAGGCGCGCTTCGGCTTCATCTTCCTCGTGTGCGCCACGGGCAAGAGCGCGGCGCAGATGCTCGGCTTGTTGCGCGAGCGCATATCCAATCCCCCGGACCAGGAGCTGCGGGTCGCGGCGGGAGAGCAGGCGAAGATCACCCATATCCGACTGGAGAAGCTCCTCGCGCCATGA
- the uraH gene encoding hydroxyisourate hydrolase, whose amino-acid sequence MSTLSTHVLDTQWGRPASGVPITLEQQAGDTWRELARGTTNADGRVRDFLPANTRLEPGTYRMTFHTAEYFRAHQTKGFYPYVSVVFELASTEEHYHVPLLLSPFGYSTYRGS is encoded by the coding sequence ATGAGCACCCTGTCCACCCACGTCCTCGACACGCAGTGGGGCCGCCCGGCGTCCGGCGTCCCCATCACCCTGGAGCAGCAGGCCGGTGACACCTGGCGCGAGCTGGCCCGGGGCACCACCAACGCGGATGGCCGCGTGCGCGACTTCCTGCCCGCGAACACGCGCCTGGAGCCCGGCACCTACCGGATGACGTTCCACACCGCCGAGTACTTCCGCGCCCACCAGACGAAGGGCTTCTACCCGTATGTCTCCGTGGTGTTCGAGCTCGCCTCGACCGAGGAGCACTACCACGTGCCCCTCCTGCTGAGCCCCTTCGGCTACTCCACCTATCGAGGCAGTTGA